Proteins from a single region of Chryseobacterium sp. W4I1:
- a CDS encoding type VI secretion system baseplate subunit TssF, whose product MNLDQNIYSKESVKARMLQNATKVWGLKSPQSLDPFVKLLIDAFSTEVFKANNEIQTVNARILEKLAKLLTPSIYTHPIPAHAVAFTLPYESSEVLLEHTEFFFRKQMTSTVKSESDKQLNIPFTPVGNVRINKVQTSVMFVGNTCYSVDDRLNKIPVARFQGKPEDYRKITIGVDVSRYASENFPKYVSIFCSNPAFEHMDFVYKLLPYINVTSNGNPLFVREGLSYLTNSQQEGYEQMFREQSIRNKAIEDIKSIYRHKFIEVTGISSSLFSEPGKLPQNLEFLDGKEEIRKQIGDKRYLWLTFEFPPQFSAEILDNFSFVLNAFPIYNRGWKKTEYSLDIMGNNIPLVTDEGEHFLYVDEVQDGDGRRYTEIPFTPADDLKKGLYTVRKGGMERFTNRNAVDMIANVLELTRDEIAAFSLLNRDNVKGVLSEMSDKMKTMVQKVNNAKRNIRQELNYVIMEPVEKTDHTYASFWVTHCTLANHMRPGTELSNQLKSQTVILLTETIGGAEEQKGTDSIQAYKYALTTRDKIISLEDVKNYCRMILKDEVKEVRVRRGTMISNRPKEGFVRTVEVEIIPQNYSFYGRAYWENMANILRNQIISKAIDGIEYVVRINNEDIDLDEI is encoded by the coding sequence ATGAACTTAGATCAAAATATATATTCCAAAGAATCTGTAAAGGCAAGAATGCTTCAGAATGCCACCAAAGTGTGGGGACTGAAAAGCCCGCAGTCTCTGGATCCTTTTGTAAAACTCCTGATTGATGCCTTCAGTACGGAAGTCTTTAAAGCCAATAACGAAATCCAGACTGTAAATGCCAGGATTCTGGAAAAACTGGCCAAACTTCTGACTCCATCAATATATACCCATCCGATTCCGGCTCATGCTGTGGCCTTTACACTGCCTTATGAGTCTTCGGAAGTTTTGTTGGAGCACACCGAATTCTTTTTCCGTAAGCAGATGACGTCTACCGTGAAATCAGAATCGGATAAGCAGCTGAATATTCCTTTCACGCCGGTAGGCAATGTTCGGATCAATAAAGTACAGACCTCAGTAATGTTTGTTGGGAATACCTGTTACAGTGTTGATGACAGGCTTAATAAAATACCTGTAGCAAGATTCCAGGGAAAGCCGGAAGATTACAGAAAGATCACAATTGGAGTAGATGTAAGCAGATACGCCAGTGAAAACTTCCCTAAGTATGTAAGTATATTCTGTTCAAACCCAGCCTTTGAGCATATGGATTTTGTATATAAATTACTTCCATACATCAATGTGACCAGTAATGGAAATCCTTTATTTGTAAGGGAAGGATTAAGTTACCTGACCAATAGCCAGCAGGAAGGATACGAGCAGATGTTCAGAGAGCAGTCGATCCGGAATAAGGCTATTGAAGATATTAAAAGCATTTACCGCCATAAATTTATTGAGGTAACCGGAATTTCAAGCAGTCTGTTTTCAGAACCGGGAAAACTTCCTCAGAATCTGGAGTTTCTTGACGGAAAAGAAGAAATAAGAAAGCAAATTGGAGATAAACGTTACTTATGGCTGACATTTGAGTTTCCACCCCAGTTTTCCGCGGAGATCCTGGATAATTTTTCATTTGTACTGAATGCTTTTCCAATCTACAATAGAGGATGGAAGAAAACAGAATACAGCCTGGACATTATGGGAAACAACATTCCTTTGGTTACAGATGAAGGTGAGCATTTTCTGTATGTAGATGAGGTTCAGGATGGTGATGGAAGAAGATATACTGAAATTCCTTTTACCCCGGCAGATGACCTTAAAAAAGGACTTTATACAGTAAGAAAAGGAGGTATGGAACGTTTTACGAATAGAAATGCTGTAGATATGATTGCCAATGTGCTGGAGCTGACTAGAGATGAAATTGCCGCATTTTCACTTTTAAACAGGGATAACGTTAAAGGTGTCCTTAGTGAAATGTCTGACAAAATGAAAACAATGGTCCAAAAGGTGAATAATGCCAAGAGAAATATCAGACAGGAACTGAATTATGTCATCATGGAGCCTGTAGAAAAAACAGACCACACCTATGCTTCCTTTTGGGTAACGCATTGTACGCTCGCCAATCATATGCGTCCGGGAACAGAGCTATCTAATCAGCTGAAGTCCCAGACTGTGATTCTTCTTACTGAAACTATTGGTGGCGCTGAGGAACAGAAAGGTACAGACAGTATTCAGGCTTATAAATATGCATTAACTACAAGAGACAAAATCATTTCCCTTGAAGACGTTAAAAATTATTGCAGAATGATTCTTAAAGATGAGGTAAAAGAGGTAAGGGTAAGAAGAGGAACCATGATTAGCAACAGGCCAAAAGAAGGTTTTGTAAGAACCGTTGAGGTAGAGATCATTCCTCAGAACTATTCTTTCTATGGAAGGGCATACTGGGAAAATATGGCCAATATTCTCCGAAACCAGATCATTTCAAAGGCTATTGACGGGATAGAATATGTAGTAAGAATAAATAATGAAGACATCGATCTTGACGAAATTTAA
- a CDS encoding APC family permease, with the protein MQKKLKLWDAVMLVMGSMIGSGIFIVSADMMRNLGSGFWLIIVWVITGIMTVAAAISYGELSALFPKAGGQYTYLKEIFGKRMGFLYGWGLFTVIQTGTIAAVAMAFGKFTAYLVPSLNQAAPILQSGEFKITWIQILAIAVILLLTYINTRGVQSGKLLQNVFTGSKIIALLGLIAVGFILVDFSHMAQNFSFGFDSFSNLKKDLTGNFLKEGWEPIGGMTLLGGIAAAMVGSVFSSVAWESVTFVSGEVENPKRNIVKSMIYGTSAVMILYLAVNFVYLNALDRDSIAFAADDRVAVAASQNIFGSAGTIIIAVLVMISTFGCDNGLILAGARVFQTMAKDGMFFRSAEKNNKNEVPENALWMQGIWASVLCLSGQYGNLLDMISFVIVLFYMITVFGVIYLRFKKPDLERPYKTWLYPVTPIIYLLIGTGFCVLLLIYKQQYTWPGFLMVLLGLPVYYFINRNKQTDQ; encoded by the coding sequence ATGCAAAAAAAACTGAAACTTTGGGACGCCGTTATGCTGGTAATGGGGTCTATGATCGGAAGCGGAATCTTTATTGTAAGTGCCGATATGATGCGAAACCTCGGATCCGGATTCTGGCTGATCATAGTATGGGTCATTACAGGAATCATGACGGTAGCTGCTGCAATAAGTTATGGAGAGCTTTCGGCGCTGTTTCCAAAAGCTGGTGGTCAATATACCTACCTTAAGGAGATCTTCGGAAAAAGGATGGGATTTCTTTATGGCTGGGGACTTTTTACTGTAATCCAGACAGGAACTATTGCCGCAGTAGCAATGGCTTTTGGTAAATTTACAGCTTATCTCGTTCCGTCCTTGAACCAGGCAGCTCCTATTTTACAGAGTGGCGAATTCAAGATTACCTGGATACAGATCCTCGCAATAGCCGTTATCCTTCTTCTTACTTACATCAACACAAGAGGTGTGCAAAGTGGTAAGCTGCTTCAGAATGTATTTACAGGATCAAAGATTATTGCTCTATTAGGTTTGATCGCTGTAGGGTTTATTCTGGTAGATTTTTCCCATATGGCCCAAAATTTCAGCTTTGGTTTTGATTCATTTAGTAATCTTAAAAAAGATCTCACCGGTAATTTTCTTAAAGAAGGCTGGGAGCCTATAGGTGGAATGACCTTGCTTGGAGGTATTGCAGCAGCTATGGTAGGCTCTGTTTTCAGCTCTGTAGCCTGGGAAAGTGTAACTTTTGTTTCCGGCGAAGTAGAAAATCCCAAAAGAAATATTGTTAAGTCAATGATCTATGGAACTTCTGCGGTGATGATTCTTTATTTAGCGGTCAATTTTGTCTATCTTAATGCTTTAGACAGAGACAGTATTGCTTTTGCAGCGGACGACAGGGTAGCAGTTGCTGCATCACAGAATATTTTCGGAAGTGCGGGAACGATTATTATTGCAGTTCTTGTGATGATCTCTACATTCGGATGCGATAACGGACTGATTCTCGCAGGTGCCCGTGTGTTTCAAACTATGGCAAAAGACGGAATGTTTTTCAGATCCGCCGAGAAAAATAATAAAAACGAGGTTCCGGAAAATGCTTTATGGATGCAGGGTATCTGGGCATCGGTCCTTTGTTTGAGCGGACAGTATGGTAACCTGCTGGATATGATCTCTTTTGTGATCGTTTTATTTTATATGATCACCGTTTTTGGGGTTATTTATTTAAGATTTAAAAAGCCGGATCTTGAAAGACCTTACAAAACTTGGCTCTACCCTGTAACTCCAATTATCTATCTTCTGATAGGAACCGGCTTCTGTGTACTGCTTCTGATCTACAAACAGCAATATACCTGGCCAGGCTTTCTGATGGTACTGCTGGGGCTTCCGGTCTATTATTTTATCAACAGAAACAAGCAAACCGATCAATAA
- a CDS encoding GPW/gp25 family protein, with protein MDTPNYRMPFVPSTLMTEGGSIEICDMGESIAHNIMLLITTKKGENRYDDNYGNDVWNLEFDNGVTSAVWESVFIKSLRRQIQEYEPRIVQAQIDAHIQFVEHSYDTKEHTEIKKKVRIAINAKMEATGERFSFSTELFLSPMSID; from the coding sequence ATGGATACACCAAATTACAGAATGCCTTTTGTACCTTCTACATTAATGACTGAAGGCGGAAGCATTGAGATCTGCGACATGGGCGAAAGCATTGCTCACAATATCATGCTGCTGATTACCACCAAAAAAGGCGAGAACAGATATGATGACAATTACGGGAACGACGTTTGGAACCTGGAATTCGATAATGGAGTGACCAGTGCTGTTTGGGAGAGCGTCTTTATTAAAAGCCTCAGACGGCAGATCCAGGAATATGAACCACGCATTGTACAGGCGCAGATTGATGCGCATATTCAATTTGTAGAACACAGCTACGATACCAAAGAACATACAGAGATCAAAAAGAAAGTAAGAATTGCCATCAATGCAAAAATGGAGGCAACGGGAGAGCGTTTCAGTTTTTCTACAGAATTATTTTTAAGTCCGATGTCTATTGACTAA
- a CDS encoding DUF4920 domain-containing protein — protein sequence MKFKTILFAAAVSASTLAFAQETSEKKFGPPAGNAVVGDTYGAVVVSNESKAITVDKLSKKLKKDNKKVEGIAVKGKVTDVCEKKGCWLTIQTEDNSQFFVKMKDYAFFVPTALKGKNVVLEGTAERKVTSIDEQKHYAEDAKKPQAEIDAITTPKEEIRFVANGIKVVN from the coding sequence ATGAAATTCAAGACTATATTATTTGCTGCTGCTGTAAGCGCTTCCACTTTGGCTTTTGCACAGGAGACATCAGAGAAAAAATTTGGCCCACCTGCAGGAAATGCAGTTGTAGGCGATACTTACGGAGCTGTAGTTGTTTCCAATGAGTCTAAAGCAATCACAGTAGATAAACTGAGTAAGAAACTTAAAAAAGACAACAAAAAAGTGGAAGGAATTGCCGTTAAAGGAAAAGTGACGGATGTATGCGAGAAAAAAGGCTGCTGGCTTACGATCCAGACTGAAGATAATTCTCAGTTTTTCGTAAAAATGAAAGATTATGCATTCTTTGTACCGACCGCTCTAAAAGGTAAAAATGTAGTACTGGAAGGTACTGCAGAAAGAAAAGTAACTTCTATAGATGAGCAGAAGCATTATGCAGAAGATGCTAAAAAACCTCAGGCTGAAATTGATGCCATCACAACTCCTAAAGAAGAGATCAGATTTGTAGCCAATGGAATTAAAGTGGTCAACTAA